CGATCGAGTCCATTCGCCAAATCTTACCCTTGAGGGTCTCGGACTATTTTACCTCGTTCTTGTACTTGTTCAGGTATTATGTGTACAGATCCTAGTCCGCACGTAGATTTGCACCGCAGCCTGTAACAAAGAATGATTATTACTTTAAATTGCCTGCGAACATTCCTTTCCATATGCTACAACTGCATAGTAGTTGTTTCGACATGAACTTAAGATCGAAACTTGTTTATGCAGTGGAAAAATTAAAGCCATAGGAGATACACCACATCAACCTTGAAACTATTTTTTCcataattcatttaaaaaatgtgttttttacaataagttgttttaaaaatatatatttttttgattcgATTAGATTTGGAAATATCCGATCTTATCAACTGTTCCCCAAATTTAAATGCAAGAACGCCTGGACAATTATTATCATTAACATCGCATTTATCTTTTGGATCCGAAAAGAAATTGGATTGTGGAACTGGAACTTCAAACTTTATAAATACCATAAATAAACACAGTAAGTCTGAAAGAAGTGGAATATTTCATTTATTGTAATCCCTTACAAATGTTTCCAGATAATATAATGGAGTCATCAGATAGTGAAGCCGACACATCTTTAAATGATGCAGAAAAAACCAATGATAGCAAAATATCCGGCGTATCGCCATTCTTTTCAGCTGAAGAAATAAATGTATCAATAGCAGCGACGCATACTTGTAATTACAATAATGTGAGTGAACAAttcaaattaattatttttttggtatACGATAAAACAAATAATATATGACAGGTTGTAAATTCCTATAGCAAGGgtttcttagttttaagtattttgaaaaatgtatatTATAGTCTTGTAAAGTCATAAATTGTTTCTAGATGAGCATTATATGTAGCCCCtaatatcttctaaactaaattttttgttcTTAGGGGTCGATTGTGAATAACAATTCAATTTCAGTTGCGTTGCCAACgggcaaatttttaataaaaattttcatttctttattgaattgcatacttttttacaatttacttaGTAGCTAAATGTTCAAAACACTTATATTGACTGTACTTGACAACAATTTCCAAAgttatactaatttttatatcaaggGTTTATCTTGTGGTTACGCAACTGCAGTTGAGCTACAATCCCTAATCGACCCATTAAtgttattgttttcttttgcctatttttcaagttttattcaaaattatttCTGTTCTCTTATTTCTTTTCGATTTTCAGTTAATTGACAGCTCATCTTCATATCATACTTGCGCGTCTGTAGATATAACAAAATTCTCACCCCCACTGGAACGCGATGAATATGTCAGCGCAAGTAATATACCGGCACCAACACAAAAACATGTAGAGTTCGCCGATAATAACAACGCTTCAAGAGCATATTGCAATGTGAGTGAATTTTTTGATTATCATGATCAACTTTTTGTTAATCATGTTTTTGAACAAATGTGAATTAATTTTACTTTTAAGGGCTGCAAACATGACTTTGATAAAGAAAACATCTGTAACAAAAACTTAGCCAAAGTGGAAAATGCTGACGATACGTCATTTGAGTTTTCTATGATGCGCCGTCGTTCCATTGATGAGGTTTGTTTGCTGGTATTCTTGTAAATGTTTTCTGTTCTTCTTTTGTGTATATTATTGTGTAACGTCCTATTCTGAATACTATGCAAGGTGAAGTTTTATCTAGGTCTATGTCTACTGAACTTACGGTTAAAAATGTGAGGTTTGATGTcaatgacaagtaaaagcgtgctaagttcggcagggctgaACCTTGAATTCTGCTTAAAAAGTAATAATTCACTTTGTATTTGAAACACTCGAATTGGGTATTGATTGAGGCTTCtatagtctcaagaagtcatttcCGGGTTAAAGGGCCTTTatctttataaagggtgatttttttgaggttaggattttcatgcattagtatttgacagatcacgtgggatttcagacatggtgtcaaagagaaagatgctcagtatgctttgacatttcatcatgaatagacttactaacgagcaacgcttgcaaatcattgaattttattaccaaaatcagtgttcggttcgaaatgtgttcaaattttgacaaattttgttcagcgatgaggctcatttctggttgaatggctacgtaaataagcaaaattgccgcatttggagtgaagagcaaccagaagccgttcaagaactgcccatgcatcccgaaaaatgcactgtttggtgtggtttgtacgctggtggaatcattggaccgtattttttcaaagatgctgttggacgcaacgttacggtgaatgaacacatttcgaaccgaacactgattttggtaataaaattcaatgatttgcaagcgttgatcgttagtaagtctattcatgatgaaatgtcaaagcatactgagcatctttctctttgacaccatgtctgaaatcccacgtgatctgtcaaatactaatgcatgaaaatcctaacctcaaaaaaatcaccctttataaactgaTCGTCAGAGTGCTGGAGGTCATAAATGTACCTCACGCACCAAATTgccgccaaatcagatgaaaactcTAGGGAAccaggaagtcaaatccgtgGATCTGTTTTAATGGGagcaggttattcaccgatttggaccctgcTTGGCATGatcgttggaagtcgtaaccagGGCTACGGAGTAGACCGGAGTCGAGGTTTTGAGAGCGACCAGGGGTTGGACTCTAGGGTCCGCCTCCGCAGCCCTAGCCGTAACAGAAcaaaatgtggaaaatttcatctcaatcggacaataattgcagcTCCAGGGATATATTTCTATTATGACATTCTACTCACAATTCGTAGGTAGTTAAGGAGGAAGTTAATCCATTCGTTGAGAAAGTATATATGAGGAAATCCAAATCATAAATGATGATATTCGAACCTAGGCCTGTACATTAACAACATTTATTTCCATTTCGATAATCGTACTGATAAAGGATGACAATTTAGAATTAAGGGATCTTCGATGCTACCCCAGTGCTTTTacaacacacacgcacacacacacactttttaCATAATGTTTAAACGTTGTCTGCTATTCTGTTTGCTATTACGTCATGTGATGGGTAAAGTGTCATAAGTCTTATTTTTCCAATACAGGCTTTAACATTTACTTTTACTCTACTAATTTTTGCTAGTCCTTCCTACAATGtacttttttgtgtttttttatgtgTGATTTTAAACcctttgattttttatttcttctcgtattttaatttttttttctttttcgtgcAGCGTATTCGCTCTTCAAAGCCTCAGGAAGATTCTGGTGTATCAAGTCGCAAAAGTGATTATTCCAATTCAAATGTGAATATTGAAACTACAACTTCTTCGATTGATAAAGCTGAAAATATGTGCAATTCTAGAGATGATTACAGTTGTTCGGATTATTCTAAAAGGTAAGTTTATCGGTGTTATGAGTTAACCTCCTATTTTAACTACCTACATTAAGGCTAAAACATAATGAGCGCGTTGAGTCTCGCGTTGGAAAATGCACCTCTGCAattaaatcccacaaaagcaacgtgCAAAAGTAAAacgatttttaactttgacgccttAAAACACTACTTGGCCtttaaaggccaaaacagaataagcgcgttgtgctttgtttttgagcgtcgcgttgaaaaatgcaactctgcaaacaaataccacaaaagcaacgcgccAAAATTAACAATTGAActcgagcgtcattctgtgtggccacacgtgaagtagtgtttttggttgtcaaagttaaaaattggttAACGTTTGCATTttgcttttttaacatttgttagcagagttgcattttccaACGCGACGCTCTCtttaggccaaaacagaatgagcgcgttgagctttgtttttgagtggcgcgttgcaaaaatgcaactttgCACACAAATCGCAAACGCTTGAAAGTGAGCGTCGTTCAGTGCTGCCACATGATAGtgtttttagtcgtcaaagttaaaaatttgtttaaattctgcgtgttgattttttggcatttttttgcagagttgcatttttgacaCGACGTCCCTCGAcgtgctcattctgttttggccttttgAGTGGTgatcatattcgaaatctacaaCTAATTCTAAGACTTTTTTTACTAATAacgtatttttcatttaaatcgtaGTTAACCTACTTATAAATATATGACTTATTATTGCTAAAAGTATTTTTAAGTAGTACAAGTAGTGtagatttgttttcttttgaaatgaaaCTGTGATTCGAATACATTTTTAATCCAGGAAACATTATTCCTTactttgaaaatataaaaatactcatcatttatttattttgttttttcataacCAAAAACTAACACCGATACACTTCTTTTGTCCATCATAATGACTTTCTCATGGTTTCTCATCACACcacacatagcagctataacatAAATAACACAAACGAAATAAGCGGAATACGTATGCATTCGCCATTTCgaaatatttcaaggaatttTAAGCGGCCGGAACTTCAAAGGttaatatataaacaaaaacacgTTAACAGCATCAACTTGCAAAAGCTCTGAGGcgccaaagtttttttttctatttttcacaaatattccTTTTTATCACTCTCTTTCTCGACTATAGCTCTTTTCGCGGCTTGAAacgtaaaataaatttaattaatcgTTCGGAAAATAATTCCAGTTTGGATATAGATGGATGCATTGGATCTGCTAGCACTGGTTTGACACAGGAGATCGATATCTTGGACATTGGCTCAAGTACCCCGAAGAAACGTAAAGCCAAATCACCTATAAGGGGAGTATTAAAAGTACGCTCACTATCTGACGAGGATATGCCCCAGCACATACATGATAATGTGGCAAATGTTGTATTCTCAACTCCGGTCTCATCGCAGAAATTACCACGACGTGATGGTGGCTTATTGGGCAAATTGAAGGCAACACGTTTCGCTTTGCCCTTGTCCATTGAGACAAAGAAAATGGAACAATTGACGGAAAAAACGTCTGGTGTGCAATATTTAAAAATGGCCCATGATGATCCAACCATGTCCCCCATTAATTTAAATCCCAATACTTTGCCCAAAACACCGAAGAATATCAATACACCATTTAGGACACCCAAGTCGGTGAGAAGAGGTGGTGGTGGTAGACATTCAAGTGAAAGAATTTTGGGTACACCGGATTATTTGGCTCCAGAGTTACTCTTGAAGTATGTATGATTTTAGCATTTCTCTAGTTTATTAAGATTGTATAGTTATGTTGAAAAACTCCATCACCGTGTTCTGGGTAACTAATAAAGGGCTGCTCAAAAAGATTTTTATGATACCTACACATTGTCATGCTGTGTTAGGTTTTAGTAAATATGAAGATGTTCAAACGTGGGATACTGACTACTACTTAATACCCCATACGCGACtctacttggtagagaagttttaacatggcaaggtACCTATCAAATgtaaccagcattagtaagtgtggtctcgtcagctatgtgacacacagtggaataatattcaaatcCGTCAGAATGctgctcttcgaactgcgatgGGCTGTCACGTGCACCATCCCCATCAGGAATCAAAGATCCTAACCGTGCGAAGACATTTCTACATGCTTtccaataccttctgggctgttatcgcagagaccatccaagtcatcatcttgtggataggtatccaccgcctagaagccagccaaatcggataagaattgcgtcctctagtggctcaagaaatcaagatctcagatcggttaatatggtagctatatcaaaacatggagcgtatggcccatttacaatcccaaccgacctacactaataaaaagtatttgtggaaaatttcaagcggatagctttacgctttcgaaagttagcgtgctttcgacggacagacggacatggctggatcgacttaaaatatcatgacgatcaagaatatatatactttgtggcacagatatgtttttcgttctagagacgaagcctattgaaattggaaaaaattggttcagatttggatgtaggctacatttatatgttcgtccgatttacagaaataatgcaataaaatggtcatttgttaaacgaatatctcgaaatttggtaggaagcattttcttatgactctcgacataatTGGTGAatataatagaaatcggttcagatttagatatagctctcatataaatatatctgCTGATTTTTACtcctggagccactgcaagcgcatttattgaccaatcttcccaaaactttgtacaacgctttcctcgacgactttcacaatatttgcaagattttgtagcaatcggttcacatttagatatagaccccatatatatatgttcgttcgatttgcaataataatgcaataaaatagtcttttgttaaccgattttctcgaaattttgcaggaaggattttcttatgactactggtgaatttcatagaaatcagcccagatttagatatagctgtcatatatttatatcgccCGAATTTCACTTCTACAGCCACTGCAACCTCAttttttgatcaatcttgccaaaattttgcacaacgcttttctcgacgactaccacattatctaagaagtttggtcgaatcAGATATCGTttcagaatctgatatagctcccatatatatgttcctcagattttgggtaatttgcaataattttgtcatttgtcaaccgtagttattacagtttaaagatgtttgctcgaaatgtgatgcggattgtttaataaagcatctgaaaacatccggcgaggtccatcaaaattggttcagaattagatataggtcccactttgtacctatagggtaggtgaagggtattaCAAAATCGGCACCGgccgaattttgcctttccttactggtttctttttttaatttatgaaattttgaaagtttttatttttttatttaattttaaaacgatTTTATGGTGTTTATGATCaggaaaagtaaataaaattgtGCTGAGATTCTACCCTGTAGAAACATGAtgctataaatatttatttgtttttagacAAGGTCATGGTCCTGCTGTCGATTGGTGGGCATTGGGAGTTTGCTTCTATGAGTTCTTAACAGGCATACCGCCTTTTAATGATGAAAcgccccaaaaagtatttgacaACATTCTAAACAAAAGTAAGAATTTTAGttgaatttttgtgaaaatgtgaaaattttctaattccCTTTCGATTTCTGCAGATATTGAATGGCCCGAAGGGGATGAAGCATTATCACCCAGTGCTATGGAAGCTGTAGAACTCTTGCTTACAATGGATCCTACCGAAAGGCCGGCAGCTAAAGAGGTCCAACAAATGGAATTCTTTTCGTCTATAGATTGGGAGAATATGGAAAACGAGGAGCCACCGTTTGTGCCAACACCTGAAAATCCCACAGACACCGGTTACTTTGAGGCACGCAATAATTTACAACATTTGAAACtttcaaattttgcattagaGGACTAATGGTCATAAGTCCGCTAAAGAAGCTTGCCTAACGTTGGCCTTGGTGCACATAATCATCCTAGTTGTGAtaagtttaatgttttttttttatatttgttatacttttatttgtttatttaagcATTCTTCATTTAACCTGGAGCCAGGCTGCATCCGTAAATGATTAAAAACGTACATATATATAGCATAAATACATATTATAAACAATTTTCACATATTACATTACAACCATTACCATTACTTGCTGAAGAATTTCGTTACAGCCAACCCATTTAGCTCGACTTGAATTGGATCGTATTACGATTTTCGATGTTtcaacatatttttgtttttagtggttacatatgtgtgtgttttagtttttatatgtACATCTAACTCATCTATTCTTTTAGTGTTTTATTGATAATTTATattcatacatacacatattttttttttttatttaatttaatacaGTCATTTATGTATAACTTCTTAACTATTTTATATTTCTGTTATATTTTAACTTGAGAAGACATTTTCTACATTTAAAAGGCTTTCCTTACCCCCATCTGTAATTAATTCTCATATGTGTAAGGATATTTTTTCTCACACTTCTCCTAGATTAGATTTTAGTGGATTGTATAGAAACAACTTATAGTCACTTTTAAAATATTGGAAATATTAAAAACTATaacaagaaaaaataataattgacaAGTTATGTTTCATTTCGTTGATTAATTGGGAGCTTTCTCGACAGTCTTCTTCGGTATCATTTAGAAATATTGTACATTGATTAACAATCATCGAAACATTTTAATGGTTGTTTAAAGAAACGATAAATTTCAGATCTGTttgatatgtattgggttgcccaaaaagtaattgcggattttttaaaagaataaagaataaaacttagaatgaactttaatcaaatatactttttttacactttttttctaaagcaagctaaaagtaacagctgataactgacggaagaaagaaagcaattacagagtcacaagctgtgaaaaaatttgtcaacgccgactatatgaaaaatccgcaattactttttgggcaacccaatacttcttatttcaTTGGAAATTCTATGCCAGTTTTTATCTTTTGTCGTTTTATCGCTAATGGGTCAGTGGCATTTTAACTCAATGCCATAGATGGTTATATTGATTTACAATCTTATTTATTTAATGAGGTAGTAGAGTATGAGCTACCGGGCGGttacacaggttgcggatggcgGAATGCTCCATGCGTAGTAACTGTAATTGCAGTTGCGGACAgttagtgagaggccgggcagcaccgcctcttgcttaaatactgagtgcctatgatgctcgatttgcaaattttccttaatggaatgttcatgggtaaatttgaacAATTTCACAAATCTCAAAAATCGAATCggatttaattttaagctcaattataagggacctcctttttatagacacctctttggggagagtttttacatggcaaagtacctcacaaatgtcgcaggctttaagaggggataaccaccgctgaaaatgtttcagATGATGGtgctgccaggattcgaacccaggcgtttagcgttatAGGAGGACatactaacttctgcgctacggtggcctccgcttgATATGGTAAGGCGAATTttcggcgcctttaaataatcaatggccatcaCTTTCTCGCGGCCCggcaggttgttgttgtagccacattttcatgtgaatgtGGCGATCCTCCTCAAGCTCCTGCAGGTGAGCAAacccgttccggtccaaaggaccgatcgccgcaggaacagggTGTCCATCTCATATCTCTTAGATTTGTGCGAaactgaatttaatttttaaaaacgctcTACAGTCAAAATGTTATACTACCAACtcaaaataaatatatgttaGCACTAGCCTTACTCATGTTCCATATTTTATATGGCGTCGAAGTCTATACGGGATCAAATCGTTCTACCATCACCAAATTATAATCTTGTTTTCACAGTACTCTCCGGTTTGTTCATGGAAAAAGCTGTAGACATGACTTCCTTCATTTTACTAAGCAATCTCTTGGTTGAACACTTTTGAACACTAGATGCCTTTGTTCCACCTTTTGTGTCGATAGTCCTAGCCGCTATGATTTTACGGtgaaaacaatttcaatatAAGTGCCACTttaatttggaggccaccgaagcgcagaggttatcatgtccgcatatgacgctgaacgcctgggtccgaatcctggcgagaccatcagaaaaaatttttagcggtggttttcccctcctaatgctggcaacatttgtgaggtactatgccatgtaaaacttctctccaaagaggtgtcgcactgtggcacgccgttcggactcggctaaaaaaaggaggtcccttatcattgagcttaaacttaaaatcggactgcacttattgatatgtgagaagtttgcccctgttccttagtagaatgttcatgggcaaaatttgcatttgccactttgattttggCTGATAAATTCCGGGACAGCGAAGgacacttaaatttttttcgccAGACACAAATACCTTAAACAAATTAAGCATTTACTGCAAAAAATATGTAGGTTAGGCTGaatagagggtgcggatattaatcgccccatgccactacggacatactttaattggctatgacagaacatccGCTCCACTAGCCAGacctagaatagcgttccaagcgcctcgatctgctgcgctcattttataatctctgacaccaagtctcGAGGCGTCTTCCACCACCCGATCCATCCATAGGGCCCCTGGtcgttccggtttgcgtgtaccaccgcgtTTGTCCTCAAAAGCCGTCTTTGCCGGAGCCCTCCTATCCATTCCGACAacgtgacctagccaacgcagccgttgcacCATCATACGCGTCGTCATGCAGCTCACACAGCTCGTGGCCCACACGACGCCCGCATTCTCCATCAACGCACACTAGTTCATACATTTTGCAAGGACGCTTTCTCTCAAATCACCAAGCACCGCCTCATCCCCCTTAACAGGCACCCATGCCCCAGAACCACATAACAACACGGATAGTAATAGTGTCTTGTACAATGTAATccttgtctgtcgagaggtggccccGCCTCCCAACCGCCCACTTAATCCCCATCCCAAAACTGGCGTCACTCGCCTCGGCCACGGCGGTGTGGGCGACTGGTAATTGCAATCTGGTGTGTTCTGCGACTCACTTTCACTTTGTAACGTGACAAATTACATTTGCCCGTACATAGTTACTCTTCATCTCGCGCTACTTAAATTTACCGGCTATTTATGACTCGTTCTACCAATAGTACGTGCCTCCTGAATACTCGTTGCGCTCCCACGATTTTTTCTGTCGATACATAGCATTTGTTTGTTCTTCGGCTACTTCATTTCGTCAAACGAACTGCCTTTTATTTGTTCGACTACTCCCCGACTGCCTAACTACTGATACATcagacacacacatacacgATTTGTCTTTACTAGTATACCCATGACGACTCCGCCAATGAGTTGTGCCAACAATCAAAGTGGAGATCATTGAGTGTTGGCATGACATTGGgtgtttattttattctttgcaTTTTGTCCAATGCTGGTGATAATTCTTAATCAGTCTGCTTGCGTTAGTGCTCTTAAGGTTGGGCCTTTGCTGTCATCATCGTGAACTCTCTGGTTCTAGAGAAAGAGAGGCTTAAGTAGATAAGTGGCAGTGTCCTCAATCGAAACATCTTGCCCTGACATAGCTCCAGGTGTGaacgtttttcaaaaaacaagtaaaaaggcatttaccGCCTAGGCCGCCACCATtctgtgaaaattggataacttatgcacccatatTCGACACGCGCATTGAGTggttaataaatataagtcactgttcaatgtagaacaaaatattggtctttttggcaactatatatccaaatatgaatcgatcttaaccatataggacactgatgtcgaaaagcctaacataagtcactgcttcaaatttcaacgaaatcggataataaatgcgctttttatagggccaagactttaaatggagagagctatatctaaatatagatcgatctgaaatatattttgggtggatgtcgggaggcttaaaacaacacacagtttaaaatttccgCGAAACGGATAAAAAactaagcttttatgggcttcaaaccctttgtcgacagatcggtctatatggcagctatatctaaatgtcatccgatctgaaccacattaagGTCGGGTAACGGGAGgctcaatacaactcactgtttcaaatttcagcaaaatcgggtaataaaaaaaacttttataggcttcagccCCTCATCGGCAGagcggtatatatagcagccgatctgaaccacatttaggtcgaatgttgggaggcctaaaactactcactgtttcaaatttcagcgaaatcggataaaaaaatcttttatgggcttcagaccctttatcgggagatcggtccatatggcagctacatccatatgacagctatatccaaatatatgtcgggaggcttgaaataactcactgtttcaaatttcagcgaaatctggtaataaataaaacttttatgggcttcagaccctttatcggcagatctgtctatatgacagctatatctaaatatagttcgatctgaaccatatttgggtcagatgtcaagAGGTCTAAaacttctcactgtttcaaatttcagcgaaatcggataaaaagcaaagcatttatgggcattagaccttttagctacagatcggtctatatagcagctatatccaaatatggttcgattag
This Stomoxys calcitrans chromosome 2, idStoCalc2.1, whole genome shotgun sequence DNA region includes the following protein-coding sequences:
- the LOC106095799 gene encoding serine/threonine-protein kinase greatwall isoform X3, which produces MDNFEIHVIEKTGDGGEERFQNKLENTTENEVDKDDMENVAHNNHTTEWKTPKKSNILLEGEKLLDKINILTTKPENTSSSTKLPTIKDFVIIKPISRGAFGKVFLGYKNNDHSRLFAIKVMRKSEMINKNMVSQVITERNALALSRSPFCVNLFYSLQSLSYVYLVMEYMVGGDLKSLLTMYGYLDEAAARFYVAEVALALQYLHEHGIIHRDIKPDNMLISATGHVKLTDFGLSKIEMRKGERDLEISDLINCSPNLNARTPGQLLSLTSHLSFGSEKKLDCGTGTSNFINTINKHNNIMESSDSEADTSLNDAEKTNDSKISGVSPFFSAEEINVSIAATHTCNYNNLIDSSSSYHTCASVDITKFSPPLERDEYVSASNIPAPTQKHVEFADNNNASRAYCNGCKHDFDKENICNKNLAKVENADDTSFEFSMMRRRSIDERIRSSKPQEDSGVSSRKSDYSNSNVNIETTTSSIDKAENMCNSRDDYSCSDYSKSSFRGLKRKINLINRSENNSSLDIDGCIGSASTGLTQEIDILDIGSSTPKKRKAKSPIRGVLKVRSLSDEDMPQHIHDNVANVVFSTPVSSQKLPRRDGGLLGKLKATRFALPLSIETKKMEQLTEKTSGVQYLKMAHDDPTMSPINLNPNTLPKTPKNINTPFRTPKSVRRGGGGRHSSERILGTPDYLAPELLLKQGHGPAVDWWALGVCFYEFLTGIPPFNDETPQKVFDNILNKNIEWPEGDEALSPSAMEAVELLLTMDPTERPAAKEVQQMEFFSSIDWENMENEEPPFVPTPENPTDTGYFEARNNLQHLKLSNFALED
- the LOC106095799 gene encoding serine/threonine-protein kinase greatwall isoform X4; this encodes MDNFEIHVIEKTGDGGEERFQNKLENTTENEVDKDDMENVAHNNHTTEWKTPKKSNILLEGEKLLDKINILTTKPENTSSSTKLPTIKDFVIIKPISRGAFGKVFLGYKNNDHSRLFAIKVMRKSEMINKNMVSQVITERNALALSRSPFCVNLFYSLQSLSYVYLVMEYMVGGDLKSLLTMYGYLDEAAARFYVAEVALALQYLHEHGIIHRDIKPDNMLISATGHVKLTDFGLSKIEMRKGERDLEISDLINCSPNLNARTPGQLLSLTSHLSFGSEKKLDCGTGTSNFINTINKHNNIMESSDSEADTSLNDAEKTNDSKISGVSPFFSAEEINVSIAATHTCNYNNLIDSSSSYHTCASVDITKFSPPLERDEYVSASNIPAPTQKHVEFADNNNASRAYCNRIRSSKPQEDSGVSSRKSDYSNSNVNIETTTSSIDKAENMCNSRDDYSCSDYSKSSYNINNTNEISGIRMHSPFRNISRNFKRPELQSSFRGLKRKINLINRSENNSSLDIDGCIGSASTGLTQEIDILDIGSSTPKKRKAKSPIRGVLKVRSLSDEDMPQHIHDNVANVVFSTPVSSQKLPRRDGGLLGKLKATRFALPLSIETKKMEQLTEKTSGVQYLKMAHDDPTMSPINLNPNTLPKTPKNINTPFRTPKSVRRGGGGRHSSERILGTPDYLAPELLLKQGHGPAVDWWALGVCFYEFLTGIPPFNDETPQKVFDNILNKNIEWPEGDEALSPSAMEAVELLLTMDPTERPAAKEVQQMEFFSSIDWENMENEEPPFVPTPENPTDTGYFEARNNLQHLKLSNFALED
- the LOC106095799 gene encoding serine/threonine-protein kinase greatwall isoform X5, encoding MDNFEIHVIEKTGDGGEERFQNKLENTTENEVDKDDMENVAHNNHTTEWKTPKKSNILLEGEKLLDKINILTTKPENTSSSTKLPTIKDFVIIKPISRGAFGKVFLGYKNNDHSRLFAIKVMRKSEMINKNMVSQVITERNALALSRSPFCVNLFYSLQSLSYVYLVMEYMVGGDLKSLLTMYGYLDEAAARFYVAEVALALQYLHEHGIIHRDIKPDNMLISATGHVKLTDFGLSKIEMRKGERDLEISDLINCSPNLNARTPGQLLSLTSHLSFGSEKKLDCGTGTSNFINTINKHNNIMESSDSEADTSLNDAEKTNDSKISGVSPFFSAEEINVSIAATHTCNYNNLIDSSSSYHTCASVDITKFSPPLERDEYVSASNIPAPTQKHVEFADNNNASRAYCNRIRSSKPQEDSGVSSRKSDYSNSNVNIETTTSSIDKAENMCNSRDDYSCSDYSKSYNINNTNEISGIRMHSPFRNISRNFKRPELQSSFRGLKRKINLINRSENNSSLDIDGCIGSASTGLTQEIDILDIGSSTPKKRKAKSPIRGVLKVRSLSDEDMPQHIHDNVANVVFSTPVSSQKLPRRDGGLLGKLKATRFALPLSIETKKMEQLTEKTSGVQYLKMAHDDPTMSPINLNPNTLPKTPKNINTPFRTPKSVRRGGGGRHSSERILGTPDYLAPELLLKQGHGPAVDWWALGVCFYEFLTGIPPFNDETPQKVFDNILNKNIEWPEGDEALSPSAMEAVELLLTMDPTERPAAKEVQQMEFFSSIDWENMENEEPPFVPTPENPTDTGYFEARNNLQHLKLSNFALED